ATCTGAGACAGAATGGCTGGAGAGTAGTTTTGTTTTATCTGTGGCTACCTAATGTTGAGTATTCTATACAGCGTGTTCAAGAGAGAGTGGAGCATGGTGGTCACAATATTCCGGAAAGTGATATCCGTAGACGTTTTCCAAAGAGTATTTCAAACCTTTTGAATGAATATGCTTCTATTTGTGATGAGACGATATGTATGAATAATCAGTCACGTGAGGCCACGGTAATTTTTAATCAGATTGCTGATCATAGAAACATAGTAGATAATGAGAGATATGAGGATTTGTTAAGGAGTGTTTCTGATGGAACCAATTAGTGATAGAGCAAAACAGGCAGTTCATTCATTAAATAAGGCGATAGCAGATGTTTTGGAGAAAAAGCGTCTTCTTGGTCAATACGCTGTCATGGGCAATGATGGCAAACCTGTTAAGGTTCCTGCATCTCAACTGCCTGTTGCTTCGTAGTGCATTAACCATGCCACCGATACTCGACCCCGTGCACATTCTTCAGTGCAGTGAAGTTGGGGTCGATCTTCTGAAACTTTCTTCTGATCCGCCTGATATGGCCTGTAACCGTGTTGGTCTCCACATAGCGCTGGCGGGTAATTCCCTTTAGCTCGTCATAGCTGCGTACCCGTCCCCGTTGTGAGGTGATCAGGTTGAGGATGAGAAACTCGGTGAGGGTAAGCTCCAGTCTGTTGCCATACCAGTGTGCCGTCCTCTACAACCGCAATGTGGTAACTCATGTTGGCTCTCTCTTCTTTTCTGCTCTCTGGATGCCTCAATACTATTGCCTTGTTGCGACGCTATATGTCGCAGAAATAAATAGACATAGGTTACGCATTTTTAGCGCACTGTTTCGCCACTTTTAATTGCTTCAATAGGGTCTCTTCGTAGGTTGCCATAGAGGCAGCTCCTCCTGGTTGCCCTCCTCATGCGGGGAGGGCTTTTTTGATCGGTTCAGTGGGGCTATTTGTGGTTATCTCAATCGCCATGTATGCGACGAGAAATATTGACTGGTATAGGCTTGGAAAGGAGCAACACAATGACAAATAAGATAACAAGAGGTTTTCTGTTCACCATGTTTGCTGCCATGCAGCTGCTGTCACCACAGGCGTTTTCTGAAGAGCTCCCCAATGACGCTATGAGCTTCATGGATATGCTGAGAGGGGGAGATGAGCAAGGTGCATTCGAGCTACTCTCAAAGCGTGCAATGCTGGGAGATGCCTCCTCCCAGAGCAATCTTGGGGTGCTCTATCAGAGAGGTATTGGGACAGATGTTGATCTGGAGAAGGCATTCATTCTCTTTGAGCTGGCTGCAAAACAGGAGAGTGCATACGGCATCTTCAATCTGGCAGAGATGTATGAGCTTGGTCAGTTTGTAGAGCAGGATCTGCTCAAGGCGTTGACTCTTTATGAGCTCTCTATGGGTGCCCCTGATAGTGATAGAAAGGTGGTTGTGGCAGCAATGGCGGCGATAGTACGAATACAGGAGGTGCAGTCACCGGTGACCAGGGATGACCGCTTAGATGAGGATGATTTACATCAGATGGGGTTAACCATTATGTAGTCGGACATGGTCTGTCGTATTGGTGTTGTACAGGTATAGACACAATGATATTTGGACTGTTTAGGGGCGACAAGATGGAGAGTGGCAATGAATAAGCCGTATGTTGCAGGGAAATTTGTTTCGTGCCCGGGGCTCCATTGATGCTAAGTTTGGTAGGAAGCTGTAGATGAGGCCTGTTGATAAGGCTGTAGAATTACATTAAAATAAGCATCATAATTGATGCTAAATATTATATTGTATTAAATGTTATGGAGCGCATGAAATGAATACGGTACTTGCAAATACTACAGCCAGTGTAACTGAGCTCAAACGTGACTATGCCAACATCATCAAGTCGCTGGATAGTGAGCCAGTTGCCATTCTAAACCACAACAAGCCTGAGGCTTATCTTGTGCCGGCCGCTTCATACGAGATGATGATTGAGTATATCGAGGATCTTGAGGATGCAAGAGTTGTTCGGGAGCGTGGTGATGGGCCATTTATAGAGGTTGATATGGATGAGCTATAGGCTCCGTTTTCATAAGTTGGCATTGCAGGAGTGGAATAAGCTTGATGGCTCAGTCCGTAACCAGTTCAAGAAGAAGCTGGAGGAGAGAATGGAGAATCCACGTCTGTTATCTGCACGTTTAAAGGGGATGTCTGACTGTTACAAGATAAAGTTGCGTGGGTCTGGCTTTAGGTTGGTTTATCGTGTTGATGACAAGGTGTTGTTTGTGTCGGTGATTGCTGTTGGCAAGAGAGAGAAGAACAGGGTTTATAAACATGCCAAAAAGAGGCATTTTTGATCTTATGGTATGATCCAACCGGTAACCAATCAGGTCATTCATGCTGCTGAGGTTGTAGTGTGCAGATTGATCGAGCAAGCTTACTTGAGAAGCGCAAACAGATAATTAATCAAAATTCTTTGGAGTTGAAAATGAAGTTTAGTCCCTGCACTGGAAAATGCACAGATGAAGGAACTCACTGTGAAGGGTGTGGCCGTAGCCATGTAGAAATTGCAGAAATGAGGACCCATGTTGGAAACCTGGTGTCATTCGCAGAAAAAATGGAATATGAAAATATTGAAGATTTTGCAAATGGTGTAGCTGGCAGCATTAAATACAAAATGGGTGAAGGCCACTAAATTCTGTACTCACGACCTACCTGGTCGTGGCCTGCCATACCTTTGGGGTTTGATCTTACATCCTCTCTGAAAGGTATGAACCCAACTCCATATCGGCACCCAGGATATGGCCGGTTAGCCACTGTTCCAGAAATTCAATATCCTTGATGGAGACCTGCCCATCATCATGCAGAACCTTCTGTTGCAGGTTTTTGCCACTTTCAACCAAATCGGCATGTTCCTGCTTGTGATCACTCATCCCCTCATATCCATGCTTCAGCATTAATCTCTCTTCGTGTCTGAAGTGCCAAATTGTGCAACTTATAAGCTCTTCAATAACTGCATTAATGTAGCTGTGAGAATCATTGTCTGCCACGGAGTTAAGGAGAATGTTGAAGAGCTCAACAAGCTTGCGATGATCTTCATCTATCTCCTCTACTTGAACACTAAGCGAATCATCCCAGATTAAATTTTCCACAAGTATCTCTCCAAAATTAGAACTCTTTGACAACGTTACCAAGAATAGGAAATTAATTTTAAACTTTCTGGGCAAAGCATTAGTGAAAACTGATATTGCGATATGCCAAGTTCCTGTACAATATGTATCAACAGGCCCTCCTTTGTGACGGCCTTTTTTTCATTGAGCCAAATAATTATCGGGAATCTATTATGTTTCAGTTGGGTTGTGTCAGCAGGGTCTGTTTCAGAAATGAGATTCTCTCGGGATTAACAGTCGCTCTCGCTCTGGTTCCCGAGGCAGTTGCCTTCTCTTTTGTTGCAGGAGTTGAGCCGCTAGTTGGCCTCTATGCTGCATTTATGGTGGGGTTGTTGGCGGCAATTTTTGGCGGCCGTCCAGGGATGATCTCTGGCGCCACTGGTGCCATGGCTGTGGTGATGGTATCTCTAGTTGCTGACCATGGGGTTGAGTATCTGTTTGCAGCTGTGGTGCTGACGGGGGTTATTCAGATTACAGTTGGCATCATGCGTCTTGGAAAATATATCCGTATTGTTCCTCACCCGGTTATGCTCGGTTTTGTAAATGGCCTGGCTATCGTTATTTTTCTTGCACAGCTACAGCATTTTCAGTTTTCAACAGCAGACGGTGGGATGTCGTGGATGAGTGGTAACCCCATGATGCTGTTTGCAGGTCTGATCATTCTCACAATGGCGATCATCCACTATCTTCCAAAATTGACGGGAGCATTTCCAGCCTCTCTTGCCGCTATTCTTGTGGTCTCTTTTCTGGTAATTGGCCTGGACCTGGATACCAAGCGAGTAGCTGATCTTGCCTCTATTGAGGGTGGCTTGCCAATTTTTCATATCCCCATGGTCCCATTCAACTGGGAGACCATCTACATAGTGTTCCCGTACGCCATTATTCTTGCGGCTGTTGGTCTGATTGAGTCTCTCCTGACGCTAACCCTGATTGATGAGGTAACCGACACTCGTGGTCAAGGAAACCGGGAGTGTGTGGGCCAGGGGATTGCCAATAGTGTAACTGGCCTTTTTGGGGGTATGGGTGGCTGTGCGATGATTGGACAGAGCATGATCAATGTTAACTCTGGTGGTCGTCAACGCCTATCGGGGATCTCGGCCGCACTCTTTTTGTTGGCTTTTATCCTTTTTGCCTCTGACCTTATCGAGGCGATACCGATGGCCGCTCTGGTGGGGGTAATGTTTATGGTAGTACTTGGGACATTTGAGTGGTCAAGCTTACGTATCATGAGAAAGATACCAACCAAGGATGCCTTTGTACTTGTTCTTGTGTCTGGGGTTACGGTAGCTACTGACCTGGCAATTGCAGTTATTGTTGGAGTGATTGTTTCGGCTCTTATCTTTGCCTGGGAGCATGCCAGCCATATAAACATTGAGCAGCAGGATGATGAGGATGGTATAAGAATTTATGAGCTGAATGGCCCCCTGTTTTTTGGGTCAGTCAAAAACTTCCTGGACCTGTTTAGTCCGGCTGATGATCCTGATGAGGTAATTCTGGAGTTCCGCAACTCTCGTGTTGCTGATCACTCTGCGATTGAGGCTATTGATACTCTGGCTGAGAAATATATCCGTGCAGGCAAGAAACTTCATCTACGTCATCTAAGTCCTGAGTGTCGTATTCTTCTACACAAGGCTGGTGATCTGGTAGAGGTTAATCTTCTGGAAGATCCGATCTATCACGTTGCAGATGATGAGCTTGCGTAGTTAAATACTGCTTTCAGAAAACATGATGGGAGAGAATGGATGCCTTCATTTGATACAGTTTCGGAAGTTGATCTGCATGAGGTAACTAATGCTGTAGATCAGGCCAACAGGGAGATCAGCAGCCGTTTTGATCTTAAAAATACAGGTGCCTCGATTGAGCAGAATGAGTCTGAGCTGACACTCAAGGCTGACCAGGAGTTTCAGCTGCATCAGGTTATGGATATCCTTAGAGGCAAAATGGCCAAACGTGGGGTTGATGCAGATGCTATGAATCCCGGTGATATTGAGACCAATATCAGCGAGGCAAGGCAGGGGGTAGCGATTGTTCAGGGAATTGATCAGACCATAGCAAAGAAGATTGTCAAAACCATTAAACAGTCCAAGATAAAGGTACAGGCTGCAATTCAGGGGGAGAAGGTGAGGGTTACCGGCAAGAAGAGAGATGATCTGCAAGCGGTAATGTCTCTGTTGCGTGAGGAGAAATTCTCCGTTCCACTGCAGTTTGATAATTTCAGGGACTGATCTGTCACTACATGCTAATCAAGATCTCCCTGTCCAAACAGCAGCTTTGTCTGGAGGGTGAAGATATAGCGCACTGTTTCCAGGTATCAACTGCGGCCAACGGTGGAGGAGAACAGATGGGTAGTGAATGCACCCCTAGAGGTGCCCACCATGTCCGCATCAAGATTGGGGATGGTTGTCCGCTAGACAGTGTGTTTGTTGGGCGCCGCCCAACTGGTGAGATCTATACTTATGAGTTAGCTCAACAGCACCCTGGACGCGACTGGATTTTGAGCAGAATTATCTGGTTAAGCGGAGATCAGCCCAGAGTGAATCGGGGTGGAGATGTCGATACCCTGCGACGCATGATCTATATTCATGGCACTCCAGAGAGTGAGCCTGTAGGGGTTCCGCTATCACATGGTTGTATAAGAATGCATAATCGTGACCTGGTAACACTGTTTGATCTGGTTGATGCCGGTACACCGGTCATGATTGAGGATTAGGGGGGGGCAGAGCTATGAGTTTAGGTCCAGTTATGGTTGATGTTGATGGCATCGAGCTCTCTTCAGAGGATCGGGATCTGCTCACCGACCCCAGGGTAGGCGGGGTAATTCTCTTTAGCCGTAACTACCACTCCCCCGAGCAGTTAACCAGGCTCTGTGATGAGATCCACAATATACGTTCACCACGACTTCTGATAGGTGTTGATCATGAGGGTGGTCGGGTACAGCGTTTTCGTGAGGAGTTCACTGAAATCCCACCGATGGCACGGTTTGGGGAGAAGCATGATAACAACCGGAAACAGGCGCATCTAGATACCGAGTCGGCAGGGTGGTTGATGGCAATTGAGCTGCTGACCTGTGGAGTAGATTTCAGTTTTGCTCCGGTGCTTGATCTCTCTCATGGAGTAAGCGGAGTGATTGGAGACCGTGCATTCCATCGCAAACCAGAGGTTGTCTCATCCCTGGCACAGAGCTGGATGCGCGGCATGCACAGAGCGGGGATGGCGGCAGTTGGCAAACATTTCCCCGGCCATGGTGGAGTCAAGGCGGATTCTCATGTAGAGGTTCCGGTGGATGATCGTTCCATGGCAGATCTGATGGCCGATGACATTATCCCTTTTGAGCGCATGGTGCAGTATGGGATGGAGGGGGTAATGCCGGCACATGTATACTACAGCTCGATTGAGCCAAACCATCCGGCGGGGTTCTCCAGGTTTTGGCTGCAGGAGGTGCTGCGCAACCGGCTTAATTTTAGCGGGGCAATCTTCAGTGATGATCTAAGCATGGAGGGGGCTGGGTTGATTGGAGGCTACCAGGAAAGAGCGGAGGCTGCACTGGAGGCCGGTTGCGATATGGTGTTGGTATGCAACCATCGTAACCATGCAGTAGAGGTGGTTGATTCTCTGCCTGTGCAGGGTAATCCTTTAGGGACAGCACGTCTGGTTAGGTTGCATGGCAGCACCAGCATTAGCCGGGAAGATCTGATAGGTAGTAGCCATTGGCAACAGGCTGTTGAACGTATTCATGGTATGGAAGGTATTCATACAGAGGAGATGGAGTTGTGAGTGTATCGCTGAGTGAGGTTGAAAAGGTCAGAATGGAGGCAGATTGCCTCTGGAGTAGTGCTGAGGTTGAGTCTGCTCTAGACCAGATGGCGACAACCTTGAGTGAAAAGATTGCACAGAGCCATCCACTTTTGTTGACAGTAATGAATGGGGCGGTAATCCCCATGGGGTATCTACTGACACGTCTGGATTTTCCACTGCAGGTAGATTATGTGCACGCCACACGTTACGGCAAGGAGCTGGTGGGCGGCACTCTGGAGTGGATTGCCCGTCCCAGGATCTCGCTGGAGAAGCGCACAGTTGTCATAGTGGATGATATTCATGATGAGGGCGGTACCCTCGAAGCATTGAGGATATGGGCGCAGGAGCAGGGGGCTGAAGAGGTTATTACGGTAACCCTGGTTACCAAATTACATGATCGCAAAATTGCCCCTCCATCCGACTTTAATGCATTAACTGTGCCGGATCGCTATGTGTTTGGATTTGGTATGGATTACAAAGGGTATCTGAGAAATCTTCCGGGGATTTTTGCCCTAAGTGAACAAGAGTAACTTGTAGTTACGCTTTTTCGGCAACTCTGCTGATAACTGCCCCCTGGTGCAGTTTTGTCTTGATAAGGTCACCACTTCGTAGTGATGCAGCATCCCGAATAACCTCTCCTGTTGCAGTGGTGGTTACACTATAACCACGACCAAGGGTTGCGAGTGGACTGAGCGCATCCAGTGCATGCGAGATTGAGGAGAGCTTGCTGCCCTGATTCTGGAGGTGGTGGCGGAGCGCCTGTGAAAGCTGTTTATGTTGCCTCTGCAGCTGCTGCCTTAACCCACTTATCCTCTCTGCCGGGTTCAGGTGCTGGAGACGGAGCTCCATACGGTCCAACAGTGCCTTTCTGCGGTTAATAGACTCCTGCTGTATGTTGCTCAGCCGCCTCTCTCCCTCATCCAGCCGTTGTGCAAACTGTCTGATCCGTTCGCGCGGATGACGTAGCTCTCTTTTTAATCCGCCAAGGATTATAGAGAGG
This region of Candidatus Thiopontia autotrophica genomic DNA includes:
- a CDS encoding winged helix-turn-helix domain-containing protein; the encoded protein is MELTLTEFLILNLITSQRGRVRSYDELKGITRQRYVETNTVTGHIRRIRRKFQKIDPNFTALKNVHGVEYRWHG
- a CDS encoding inner membrane CreD family protein encodes the protein MIGSVGLFVVISIAMYATRNIDWYRLGKEQHNDK
- a CDS encoding sel1 repeat family protein, which gives rise to MTNKITRGFLFTMFAAMQLLSPQAFSEELPNDAMSFMDMLRGGDEQGAFELLSKRAMLGDASSQSNLGVLYQRGIGTDVDLEKAFILFELAAKQESAYGIFNLAEMYELGQFVEQDLLKALTLYELSMGAPDSDRKVVVAAMAAIVRIQEVQSPVTRDDRLDEDDLHQMGLTIM
- a CDS encoding type II toxin-antitoxin system prevent-host-death family antitoxin, which codes for MNTVLANTTASVTELKRDYANIIKSLDSEPVAILNHNKPEAYLVPAASYEMMIEYIEDLEDARVVRERGDGPFIEVDMDEL
- a CDS encoding type II toxin-antitoxin system RelE/ParE family toxin; this translates as MSYRLRFHKLALQEWNKLDGSVRNQFKKKLEERMENPRLLSARLKGMSDCYKIKLRGSGFRLVYRVDDKVLFVSVIAVGKREKNRVYKHAKKRHF
- a CDS encoding DUF1289 domain-containing protein; amino-acid sequence: MKFSPCTGKCTDEGTHCEGCGRSHVEIAEMRTHVGNLVSFAEKMEYENIEDFANGVAGSIKYKMGEGH
- a CDS encoding hemerythrin family protein, with the protein product MENLIWDDSLSVQVEEIDEDHRKLVELFNILLNSVADNDSHSYINAVIEELISCTIWHFRHEERLMLKHGYEGMSDHKQEHADLVESGKNLQQKVLHDDGQVSIKDIEFLEQWLTGHILGADMELGSYLSERM
- a CDS encoding SulP family inorganic anion transporter; the encoded protein is MFQLGCVSRVCFRNEILSGLTVALALVPEAVAFSFVAGVEPLVGLYAAFMVGLLAAIFGGRPGMISGATGAMAVVMVSLVADHGVEYLFAAVVLTGVIQITVGIMRLGKYIRIVPHPVMLGFVNGLAIVIFLAQLQHFQFSTADGGMSWMSGNPMMLFAGLIILTMAIIHYLPKLTGAFPASLAAILVVSFLVIGLDLDTKRVADLASIEGGLPIFHIPMVPFNWETIYIVFPYAIILAAVGLIESLLTLTLIDEVTDTRGQGNRECVGQGIANSVTGLFGGMGGCAMIGQSMINVNSGGRQRLSGISAALFLLAFILFASDLIEAIPMAALVGVMFMVVLGTFEWSSLRIMRKIPTKDAFVLVLVSGVTVATDLAIAVIVGVIVSALIFAWEHASHINIEQQDDEDGIRIYELNGPLFFGSVKNFLDLFSPADDPDEVILEFRNSRVADHSAIEAIDTLAEKYIRAGKKLHLRHLSPECRILLHKAGDLVEVNLLEDPIYHVADDELA
- a CDS encoding YajQ family cyclic di-GMP-binding protein; the encoded protein is MPSFDTVSEVDLHEVTNAVDQANREISSRFDLKNTGASIEQNESELTLKADQEFQLHQVMDILRGKMAKRGVDADAMNPGDIETNISEARQGVAIVQGIDQTIAKKIVKTIKQSKIKVQAAIQGEKVRVTGKKRDDLQAVMSLLREEKFSVPLQFDNFRD
- a CDS encoding L,D-transpeptidase, whose product is MLIKISLSKQQLCLEGEDIAHCFQVSTAANGGGEQMGSECTPRGAHHVRIKIGDGCPLDSVFVGRRPTGEIYTYELAQQHPGRDWILSRIIWLSGDQPRVNRGGDVDTLRRMIYIHGTPESEPVGVPLSHGCIRMHNRDLVTLFDLVDAGTPVMIED
- the nagZ gene encoding beta-N-acetylhexosaminidase, producing the protein MSLGPVMVDVDGIELSSEDRDLLTDPRVGGVILFSRNYHSPEQLTRLCDEIHNIRSPRLLIGVDHEGGRVQRFREEFTEIPPMARFGEKHDNNRKQAHLDTESAGWLMAIELLTCGVDFSFAPVLDLSHGVSGVIGDRAFHRKPEVVSSLAQSWMRGMHRAGMAAVGKHFPGHGGVKADSHVEVPVDDRSMADLMADDIIPFERMVQYGMEGVMPAHVYYSSIEPNHPAGFSRFWLQEVLRNRLNFSGAIFSDDLSMEGAGLIGGYQERAEAALEAGCDMVLVCNHRNHAVEVVDSLPVQGNPLGTARLVRLHGSTSISREDLIGSSHWQQAVERIHGMEGIHTEEMEL
- a CDS encoding hypoxanthine-guanine phosphoribosyltransferase, with the translated sequence MSVSLSEVEKVRMEADCLWSSAEVESALDQMATTLSEKIAQSHPLLLTVMNGAVIPMGYLLTRLDFPLQVDYVHATRYGKELVGGTLEWIARPRISLEKRTVVIVDDIHDEGGTLEALRIWAQEQGAEEVITVTLVTKLHDRKIAPPSDFNALTVPDRYVFGFGMDYKGYLRNLPGIFALSEQE